A region from the Branchiostoma lanceolatum isolate klBraLanc5 chromosome 2, klBraLanc5.hap2, whole genome shotgun sequence genome encodes:
- the LOC136428717 gene encoding uncharacterized protein, whose amino-acid sequence MTTDANKEILGMKSTVFGLLKTVQKNMTELNTISGALGSLMGRTKRLKAGRARGRAARKGTTKAGPVVASNKTAVKGGNSNVGSTDGPAGDKVAEMKRMTEEMNEWMRKVEEETKRLEKENTLMSQQLSKIAVQP is encoded by the coding sequence ATGACAACAGATGCTAACAAGGAAATACTCGGCATGAAGTCCACCGTCTTCGGACTGCTGAAGACCGTGCAGAAGAACATGACGGAGCTGAACACCATCTCAGGCGCCCTGGGCAGCCTCATGGGGCGGACCAAGAGGCTGAAGGCAGGCAGGGCCAGAGGCAGGGCCGCAAGGAAAGGTACAACAAAGGCGGGGCCAGTAGTAGCCAGCAACAAGACGGCGGTGAAAGGTGGAAACAGCAATGTGGGCAGCACTGACGGACCGGCGGGAGACAAGGTCGCGGAGATGAAACGCATGACAGAGGAGATGAACGAATGGATGAGGAAGGTGGAGGAGGAGACCAAGAGGCTGGAGAAAGAGAACACGCTGATGTCACAGCAGCTGTCTAAGATAGCTGTTCAGCCGTGA
- the LOC136428718 gene encoding ankyrin repeat and SOCS box protein 18-like isoform X5: MTFVKEYTTPLYITASKGYIECMRHLLDRRADVNYSPNGWSPLHAAVEGGHVDAVQLLINHGADVDLETEDTGKTALHMCCGKDYLKIAKLLLRRGTNINAKTYEAEETPLHVAAQNGLFDLVDLLLEKGADPNATNNEGDTPLALACTCTEGDSYYHNTVEKLIQWGADVNLKDKEKKLPLHMAARKGDHRLVEILVRKGSEINARDYFLKTPLFDAVAASEIAGMGAEGVVKGKPEKCVQILLNFGAWRIFPEIFHRVLVMCASYPPTIEVLINAYPRVKVPGLWMESIPKEALVKFRDFYQAFETLGSSPGSLQHLARSCLRDLLGRRCHTVISQLVIAPRLKRYVLLEPGEAGLH; encoded by the exons ATGACTTTTGTGAAGGAGTACACCACTCCTCTGTACATCACCGCCAGTAAAGGGTACATAGAGTGCATGCGCCACCTGCTGGACAGACGGGCGGACGTCAACTACTCTCCAAACGGCTGGTCTCCACTTCATGCCGCTGTGGAAGGGGGACATGTCGACGCTGTACAG TTGCTGATCAACCATGGCGCAGACGTGGACTTGGAGACAGAAGACACCGGGAAGACGGCGTTACACATGTGCTGCGGGAAAGACTACTTAAAGATTGCCAAGTTGCTGCTACGG AGAGGGACCAACATCAACGCGAAAACGTACGAAGCCGAAGAGACGCCCCTTCACGTGGCCGCCCAGAATGGTCTCTTCGACCTGGTGGACCTTCTCCTGGAGAAAGGTGCCGATCCCAACGCAACCAACAACGAAGGCGACACGCCTCTGGCGCTAGCCTGCACCTGCACCGAGGGAGACAGCTATTATCACAACACCGTGGAGAAACTCATCCAGTGGGGAGCAGACGTGAACCTTAAggacaaagaaaagaagttaCCTCTCCACATGGCTGCTCGCAAGGGGGACCACAGGCTGGTGGAAATACTCGTTCGAAAAGGATCAGAGATCAATGCGCGGGACTACTTCCTGAAGACTCCGCTGTTCGACGCAGTGGCAGCGTCTGAAATAGCTGGCATGGGTGCCGAGGGAGTGGTGAAGGGGAAACCTGAGAAATGTGTTCAAATATTGCTGAACTTTGGCGCTTGGCGGATTTTCCCCGAAATCTTTCACCGCGTCCTCGTCATGTGCGCTTCATACCCTCCCACCATCGAAGTACTCATTAACGCGTACCCACGGGTTAAAGTACCCGGCTTATGGATGGAGTCAATACCTAAAGAAGCTTTAGTCAAATTTCGGGACTTCTATCAGGCGTTTGAAACGCTGGGCAGTAGCCCTGGCTCTCTGCAACATCTCGCGAGATCTTGTCTGCGAGATCTCCTGGGACGAAGGTGCCATACTGTGATATCCCAACTTGTGATCGCCCCACGTCTGAAAAGATACGTTCTTTTGGAACCTGGGGAAGCAGGACTGCATTAA
- the LOC136428718 gene encoding ankyrin repeat and SOCS box protein 18-like isoform X4 translates to MGRVIEYLKRRPWKRPLEFMCKEPQEYDLQGIWSMTFVKEYTTPLYITASKGYIECMRHLLDRRADVNYSPNGWSPLHAAVEGGHVDAVQLLINHGADVDLETEDTGKTALHMCCGKDYLKIAKLLLRRGTNINAKTYEAEETPLHVAAQNGLFDLVDLLLEKGADPNATNNEGDTPLALACTCTEGDSYYHNTVEKLIQWGADVNLKDKEKKLPLHMAARKGDHRLVEILVRKGSEINARDYFLKTPLFDAVAASEIAGMGAEGVVKGKPEKCVQILLNFGAWRIFPEIFHRVLVMCASYPPTIEVLINAYPRVKVPGLWMESIPKEALVKFRDFYQAFETLGSSPGSLQHLARSCLRDLLGRRCHTVISQLVIAPRLKRYVLLEPGEAGLH, encoded by the exons GAATCTGGTCCATGACTTTTGTGAAGGAGTACACCACTCCTCTGTACATCACCGCCAGTAAAGGGTACATAGAGTGCATGCGCCACCTGCTGGACAGACGGGCGGACGTCAACTACTCTCCAAACGGCTGGTCTCCACTTCATGCCGCTGTGGAAGGGGGACATGTCGACGCTGTACAG TTGCTGATCAACCATGGCGCAGACGTGGACTTGGAGACAGAAGACACCGGGAAGACGGCGTTACACATGTGCTGCGGGAAAGACTACTTAAAGATTGCCAAGTTGCTGCTACGG AGAGGGACCAACATCAACGCGAAAACGTACGAAGCCGAAGAGACGCCCCTTCACGTGGCCGCCCAGAATGGTCTCTTCGACCTGGTGGACCTTCTCCTGGAGAAAGGTGCCGATCCCAACGCAACCAACAACGAAGGCGACACGCCTCTGGCGCTAGCCTGCACCTGCACCGAGGGAGACAGCTATTATCACAACACCGTGGAGAAACTCATCCAGTGGGGAGCAGACGTGAACCTTAAggacaaagaaaagaagttaCCTCTCCACATGGCTGCTCGCAAGGGGGACCACAGGCTGGTGGAAATACTCGTTCGAAAAGGATCAGAGATCAATGCGCGGGACTACTTCCTGAAGACTCCGCTGTTCGACGCAGTGGCAGCGTCTGAAATAGCTGGCATGGGTGCCGAGGGAGTGGTGAAGGGGAAACCTGAGAAATGTGTTCAAATATTGCTGAACTTTGGCGCTTGGCGGATTTTCCCCGAAATCTTTCACCGCGTCCTCGTCATGTGCGCTTCATACCCTCCCACCATCGAAGTACTCATTAACGCGTACCCACGGGTTAAAGTACCCGGCTTATGGATGGAGTCAATACCTAAAGAAGCTTTAGTCAAATTTCGGGACTTCTATCAGGCGTTTGAAACGCTGGGCAGTAGCCCTGGCTCTCTGCAACATCTCGCGAGATCTTGTCTGCGAGATCTCCTGGGACGAAGGTGCCATACTGTGATATCCCAACTTGTGATCGCCCCACGTCTGAAAAGATACGTTCTTTTGGAACCTGGGGAAGCAGGACTGCATTAA